The proteins below come from a single Prochlorococcus marinus str. MIT 9215 genomic window:
- the ndhN gene encoding NAD(P)H-quinone oxidoreductase subunit N: MPLLLTGKKFHNDLKTNKCLAIFAPLEGGYETRLLRRMRAKGFKTFITSARGLGDPEVFLLKLHGVRPPHLGHQSVGRNGALGEVQQVIPQASELFNENDKNKLLWLLEGQVLSQSELESLIEICTNDNKLTIVVEMGGSRKLEWKPLSNYILDEFES; encoded by the coding sequence ATGCCATTACTTCTTACAGGGAAAAAGTTTCATAACGATTTAAAAACTAACAAATGTCTTGCAATTTTTGCTCCACTAGAAGGTGGTTATGAAACTCGTCTTTTGAGGAGAATGAGGGCTAAGGGCTTTAAAACTTTCATAACCTCAGCAAGAGGGCTTGGAGATCCCGAAGTCTTCTTGCTCAAATTGCATGGCGTTAGACCACCCCATCTTGGTCATCAAAGCGTAGGAAGAAATGGAGCGCTCGGGGAAGTTCAACAAGTAATCCCACAAGCTTCTGAGTTATTTAATGAAAATGATAAAAATAAATTACTTTGGTTATTAGAAGGTCAAGTATTATCCCAATCTGAATTAGAGAGTTTGATAGAGATTTGTACTAATGATAATAAACTAACAATCGTTGTTGAAATGGGAGGTTCAAGAAAACTTGAATGGAAGCCATTAAGTAATTATATTTTGGATGAATTTGAAAGTTAA
- a CDS encoding LdpA C-terminal domain-containing domain: protein MIKTNNKKDKWIKLICGASNEDIVAIEDLCAIYTAAGVDYIDVAAEESIVHAAKKGIEWAKKVFKNSPGLMISISDGNDIHFRKAKFDPLKCPPNCSRPCEKVCPTFAIDNSGINKSKCYGCGRCLNSCPLNLISEYEYNLSKDGLASTLQKIKPNAVEIHTEINRLDSFTKVVNILKSSGTKLDKISISCGLNQSLKKSQEPEDLLKAFWERYEILIKLDIPLIWQLDGRPMSGDLAPTTSRDAVKLFEKIGSDLPPGLIQLAGGTNEKTHKFLNSNNLPDGIAFGSAARKIMQPLIEFAHKNNKKLYEDPERMALAIKKAQKLIEPWKSSSFK from the coding sequence TTGATTAAGACCAATAATAAAAAAGATAAATGGATCAAGTTAATTTGTGGTGCCAGCAATGAAGATATTGTTGCCATAGAAGATTTATGTGCAATTTATACTGCTGCTGGTGTCGACTACATAGATGTTGCCGCAGAAGAATCTATAGTACATGCAGCAAAAAAAGGAATCGAGTGGGCAAAAAAAGTCTTTAAAAACTCCCCTGGATTAATGATAAGCATTAGTGATGGTAATGATATCCACTTTCGTAAAGCAAAATTTGATCCATTAAAATGCCCGCCTAATTGTTCAAGACCATGCGAAAAAGTATGCCCCACCTTTGCAATTGATAATTCTGGGATAAATAAAAGTAAATGTTATGGATGTGGAAGATGTTTAAATAGCTGCCCCCTAAATTTAATTAGTGAATATGAGTATAATTTGTCAAAAGATGGTTTAGCATCAACACTTCAAAAAATAAAGCCTAATGCAGTAGAAATTCATACAGAAATCAATCGCCTAGATTCATTTACAAAAGTTGTAAATATCCTTAAAAGTTCTGGAACGAAATTAGACAAGATATCTATCAGTTGTGGATTAAATCAATCTTTAAAAAAATCACAAGAGCCCGAAGATCTTTTGAAAGCCTTTTGGGAGAGATATGAAATTCTTATAAAACTTGATATTCCTCTTATTTGGCAGCTAGATGGAAGGCCAATGTCTGGAGATCTTGCTCCTACAACAAGTAGAGATGCTGTTAAGTTGTTTGAAAAAATAGGTTCAGATCTGCCACCAGGATTAATTCAATTGGCAGGAGGAACAAATGAAAAAACTCATAAATTTTTAAATTCAAACAATCTTCCAGACGGAATAGCATTTGGAAGTGCTGCAAGAAAAATTATGCAGCCCCTTATTGAATTTGCTCACAAAAATAACAAAAAACTCTATGAGGATCCTGAAAGAATGGCTTTAGCGATCAAAAAAGCTCAGAAATTAATAGAGCCATGGAAATCGAGCTCATTCAAATAA
- a CDS encoding HAD family hydrolase: MSSQKIFLFDFDGVIVDGMQEYWHSSLLACERYLNSPYIFVDQKLYKRVPNSFKEIRPWVKYGWEMILIVHEIIKIENPLKKQNKDDFVNNYHQNCQRILNENSWIAEDLQKILDESRNYQIDKDFKSWVNLHNPIFEIINFMKELKKRKIKTGVITTKGKVFAEKILNQLNIFPEFIFGYESGTKLKIAEKLTHTYEILGFIEDRKKTLIDIKQNSETSQIPCFLADWGYLKESDRYKLSNGIKLLKLSNLEELVAI; the protein is encoded by the coding sequence GTGTCTTCTCAAAAAATATTTCTATTTGATTTCGATGGTGTAATAGTCGATGGAATGCAAGAATATTGGCATAGTTCCTTGCTGGCCTGTGAAAGATATTTAAATTCACCCTACATATTTGTTGATCAAAAACTTTATAAAAGAGTACCAAATTCTTTCAAAGAAATTAGGCCTTGGGTTAAATATGGCTGGGAAATGATTCTGATTGTTCACGAAATTATAAAAATAGAAAATCCATTAAAAAAACAGAATAAAGATGATTTTGTCAATAATTATCATCAAAATTGCCAGAGGATATTAAATGAAAACTCCTGGATTGCCGAAGATTTACAAAAAATATTAGATGAGTCTCGTAATTACCAAATTGATAAAGATTTTAAATCGTGGGTCAATTTACATAATCCAATTTTTGAAATTATAAATTTCATGAAAGAATTAAAGAAAAGAAAAATAAAAACTGGAGTTATAACAACAAAAGGTAAGGTATTTGCAGAAAAAATTCTTAATCAATTAAATATTTTTCCAGAATTCATTTTTGGTTATGAATCTGGAACAAAACTCAAAATAGCTGAAAAGCTTACACACACTTATGAAATTTTAGGCTTCATAGAAGATAGAAAAAAAACTCTGATAGATATTAAACAAAATTCAGAAACTTCTCAAATTCCTTGTTTCCTAGCCGATTGGGGATATTTGAAAGAATCAGATAGATATAAATTAAGCAATGGAATCAAATTATTAAAGTTAAGTAACCTTGAGGAATTAGTTGCAATTTAA
- the recA gene encoding recombinase RecA, translating into MSLEEKKTTESKEKDKALSLVLGQIERNFGRGSIMRLGDASRMKVETISTGALTLDLALGGGYPKGRVVEVYGPESSGKTTLTLHAIAEVQKNGGVAAFVDAEHALDPVYAASLGVDVENLLVSQPDTGEMALEIVDQLIRSSAVDLVVVDSVAALTPRAEIEGEMGDHVIGSQARLMSQAMRKITGNIGKSGCTVIFLNQLRLKIGITYGNPETTTGGNALKFYASVRLDIRRIQTLKRGTEEYGIRAKVKVAKNKVAPPFRIAEFDILFGKGISTTGCLLDLAEETNIIIRRGAWYSYEGENIGQGRDNTIIWLDQNLEIKNKVESMIKEKLTEGTEVSSNSMKALNSNPTSTIAVNDIKTVA; encoded by the coding sequence ATGAGCCTTGAAGAAAAGAAAACAACTGAATCAAAAGAAAAAGACAAAGCATTAAGTCTTGTCTTAGGTCAAATAGAAAGAAATTTTGGACGAGGATCAATAATGAGACTTGGTGACGCCTCAAGAATGAAAGTAGAAACAATATCTACTGGAGCGCTCACCTTAGATTTAGCATTAGGAGGAGGTTATCCAAAAGGAAGAGTAGTAGAAGTTTACGGACCAGAAAGCTCAGGAAAAACAACATTAACACTTCACGCGATTGCGGAAGTCCAAAAAAATGGAGGAGTAGCTGCATTTGTAGATGCTGAGCATGCACTCGATCCTGTTTATGCAGCCTCTCTAGGAGTTGATGTTGAAAATTTGTTAGTTTCACAACCAGATACTGGTGAAATGGCTCTAGAAATAGTTGACCAACTTATAAGATCAAGTGCAGTAGATCTTGTAGTCGTTGACTCGGTCGCAGCACTAACCCCGAGAGCCGAGATAGAAGGAGAGATGGGAGATCACGTAATTGGAAGCCAAGCAAGGCTAATGAGTCAAGCAATGAGGAAAATAACAGGAAATATTGGCAAATCTGGATGTACGGTAATATTCCTGAATCAATTACGCCTAAAAATTGGCATTACATACGGCAATCCAGAAACAACCACAGGAGGTAATGCATTGAAATTTTACGCCTCAGTGAGACTTGATATCAGAAGAATTCAAACTCTTAAAAGAGGTACTGAAGAATATGGCATAAGAGCAAAAGTGAAAGTAGCAAAAAACAAAGTTGCTCCACCATTTAGAATTGCAGAATTTGATATTCTCTTCGGAAAAGGTATTAGTACAACAGGATGTTTATTAGATTTAGCAGAAGAGACCAATATCATAATAAGGAGAGGTGCTTGGTATAGTTATGAAGGAGAAAATATTGGACAAGGAAGAGATAATACAATAATTTGGCTTGATCAAAACTTGGAAATCAAGAATAAAGTAGAATCCATGATTAAAGAGAAATTAACAGAAGGAACTGAAGTTAGTTCTAATTCAATGAAAGCATTAAATAGTAACCCTACTAGTACCATTGCTGTTAATGATATAAAAACAGTAGCTTAG
- a CDS encoding DUF2839 domain-containing protein has product MGEAKRRKKLGLPPKKNDTKTKLDDSPRLFEWLPFTINQRDNLMKFSIKASWFGIGGLVILWIVVRFIGPAAGWWTLADSL; this is encoded by the coding sequence ATGGGAGAGGCAAAAAGACGTAAAAAACTTGGTTTACCTCCAAAAAAAAATGATACTAAAACTAAACTTGATGATTCTCCAAGATTATTTGAATGGTTGCCCTTTACAATTAATCAAAGAGATAATTTAATGAAATTTAGTATTAAGGCCAGTTGGTTTGGAATCGGTGGGTTAGTAATTTTATGGATTGTAGTGAGATTTATAGGTCCTGCTGCTGGATGGTGGACTTTAGCTGATTCTTTATAA
- a CDS encoding DNA helicase: protein MLEILSHQYLKNFLRDQNISWEHIYSFGRIISKCIANDSTYLINSEIFSSYDWLPPILISLFLKEEDSTFILSQEKIQFISQFQIDSLKNLGFNFILKNDQLIFSNHNVRLITIQNFLDDPNSRNLRNHRIVYSGIEDIKQDLRTHFRISLLKKDWTKNFKEFELINQKFIEIYDSLKKKFFMRKVLGNSYINLDEKEISFFSNFFQENSYFSEKFLSLNKAFSQGWACWVKLNDTNLDWNLYLQPIDELSQIKEFFSNNKFVFLSALRKDNFFQMYFKKHSLDIDLVINFKSNFEEKKISLYIPPKQLLPNNPLFTNSILDKCKKLILFRKGLTLVLSDDIELKTNLATELASNYGKRVLLETIPSGKNEILCSSFDWWIMNSYLIQIPEQIIIPLLPIPNMSEPINAITVSHKKKLSQDWFRDFFLPQARIKLERSISPLRRNSGKLIILDGRANKRNWGRLLLQNIQPSKQIYYMLPFD from the coding sequence ATGCTTGAAATTTTAAGTCATCAATATTTGAAAAATTTTTTGAGAGATCAAAATATTAGTTGGGAACATATATATTCTTTTGGGAGGATAATTTCCAAATGTATTGCAAATGATTCTACATATTTAATAAACTCAGAAATTTTCTCTAGCTATGATTGGTTACCTCCAATTTTGATCTCTTTATTTTTAAAGGAAGAGGATTCAACTTTTATTTTATCTCAAGAAAAAATCCAATTTATAAGCCAATTTCAGATTGATTCATTGAAAAATCTAGGTTTTAATTTCATTTTGAAAAATGATCAACTCATTTTTTCAAATCATAATGTTCGCTTAATAACAATCCAAAATTTTCTTGATGATCCCAATTCACGCAATCTTAGAAATCATCGAATAGTTTATTCTGGAATTGAGGATATAAAACAGGATTTAAGAACGCATTTTAGGATTTCTTTGCTTAAAAAGGATTGGACAAAAAATTTCAAAGAATTTGAATTAATCAATCAAAAATTTATAGAAATATATGATTCATTGAAGAAAAAGTTTTTCATGAGAAAGGTCTTGGGAAATAGTTATATCAATTTAGATGAAAAAGAAATTAGTTTCTTTTCAAATTTTTTTCAAGAAAATTCTTATTTTTCTGAAAAATTTTTAAGCCTTAATAAAGCATTTTCTCAAGGTTGGGCATGCTGGGTAAAGTTAAACGATACAAATTTAGATTGGAATTTGTATTTGCAGCCAATAGATGAACTCTCTCAAATTAAGGAATTTTTTTCAAATAATAAATTTGTTTTTTTATCAGCATTGAGAAAAGATAATTTTTTTCAAATGTATTTTAAAAAGCACAGTTTAGATATTGACTTGGTTATTAATTTTAAAAGTAATTTTGAAGAGAAAAAGATTTCTCTATATATACCCCCTAAACAGTTGCTCCCTAATAATCCTCTTTTTACTAATTCAATTTTGGATAAATGCAAAAAGTTAATACTTTTTAGAAAGGGTTTAACTTTAGTTTTGTCTGATGATATTGAGTTAAAAACTAACCTTGCTACAGAATTAGCTTCTAATTACGGAAAGAGGGTATTGCTAGAGACTATTCCCTCTGGTAAAAATGAAATTCTTTGCTCTAGTTTTGACTGGTGGATTATGAATTCTTATTTAATTCAAATTCCAGAACAAATTATCATACCTTTGCTTCCGATTCCGAATATGTCAGAACCTATTAATGCAATTACAGTCTCTCATAAAAAGAAGCTTTCTCAAGATTGGTTTAGAGACTTCTTTCTTCCTCAAGCTAGAATAAAACTTGAAAGATCAATTTCACCTCTAAGAAGAAATTCAGGCAAGTTAATAATATTAGATGGAAGAGCAAATAAAAGAAACTGGGGAAGATTACTTTTGCAAAACATTCAACCCTCAAAACAAATTTACTATATGCTACCTTTTGATTAG
- a CDS encoding prephenate/arogenate dehydrogenase — protein sequence MNQSMKIGIVGLGLIGGSLGLKLQRLNHTIYGIANNEFNEKKAKEKKLANFISCDLSLLKNCELIILALPIKDLISPSQQLVASIPQKTILTDVGSVKEPIVNTWENLHPLFIGSHPMAGTEKKGVDSGFENLFKNAKWIITPTQNSDLNAVRTISELIKSIDCEICQASPKEHDEAVSLISHLPIFLASALIETANTKNNQSLLDLTQKLASTGFADTSRVGGGNEQLGLDLAINNQINVLNSINNFKNKLNILESLIKEKNWELLSNKLAKAKEIRRNFIN from the coding sequence ATTAATCAATCTATGAAAATTGGAATAGTAGGATTAGGTTTAATTGGCGGATCTTTAGGATTAAAACTCCAAAGACTAAATCATACAATTTATGGAATAGCAAATAATGAATTTAATGAAAAAAAAGCTAAGGAAAAAAAACTTGCTAATTTTATTAGCTGTGATCTGAGCTTGTTAAAAAACTGTGAGCTAATAATTTTGGCATTACCTATCAAAGATTTGATCAGTCCGTCTCAACAATTAGTAGCATCAATACCTCAGAAAACAATACTAACTGATGTAGGCTCTGTTAAAGAACCAATTGTAAATACATGGGAAAATTTACATCCTTTATTTATTGGATCTCATCCAATGGCAGGAACAGAAAAAAAAGGAGTTGATTCGGGTTTTGAAAATCTTTTTAAAAATGCAAAATGGATTATTACACCAACACAAAATAGTGATTTAAATGCAGTTAGAACTATTTCCGAGCTCATAAAATCAATAGATTGCGAAATTTGCCAAGCTTCGCCTAAAGAGCATGATGAAGCAGTATCTCTTATTTCTCATTTGCCTATATTTTTAGCTTCTGCCCTAATTGAAACGGCGAATACAAAAAATAATCAATCTTTATTAGATCTCACGCAAAAATTGGCTTCTACAGGATTTGCTGACACTTCGAGAGTTGGCGGTGGTAATGAACAACTAGGTTTAGATTTAGCTATTAATAATCAGATTAATGTTTTAAATTCCATAAATAATTTTAAAAATAAGCTTAATATACTGGAATCGCTCATTAAAGAAAAAAATTGGGAGTTACTTTCTAACAAACTTGCTAAAGCAAAAGAAATCAGAAGAAATTTTATAAACTAA
- the crtD gene encoding C-3',4' desaturase CrtD, translating into MRKSEVIVVGAGIAGLTSAAILSKQGLSVTLIESHTQSGGCAGTFKRKNYIFDVGATQVAGLEKGGIHSRIFDFLDIPSPEATILDPACIVDLNDDGNPIPIWYEKSKWIAEREMQFPGSQRFWKLCTLIHESNWIFANNNPVLPISNFWDFSQLLKALVPSNLVTSILLKSTIFDLLRICGLSKNERLIRFLNLQLKLYSQEDVYNTAALYGSTVLQMCQQPYGLWHLQKSMQSLSEALESSLIKTGVNLIFGQEVNSITFDDVNMCWKVSANSKKKSFIYQAKDVIYTAPPQCLLKHLKDPLKRKKNYKNRLNNLPEPSGAVVFYSALKKEHIKKICSNHYQFVSKEFCSLFVSISNDGDGRAPKGEVTLIASIFTKTKDWFDLDQQAYLKKKNGFMKKISLELENQFDIDPENWLHRELATPLGFEKWTNRPNGIVGGLGQNPDIFGLFGLSSRTPFEGLWLCGDSIYPGEGTAGVSQSALMVSRQVLASKGLGNFSL; encoded by the coding sequence ATGAGAAAGTCCGAAGTTATTGTTGTAGGCGCCGGAATAGCAGGGCTAACTTCTGCAGCGATTTTATCAAAACAAGGCTTATCAGTGACTTTAATCGAATCTCATACTCAATCAGGAGGATGTGCCGGTACTTTTAAAAGAAAGAATTATATTTTTGATGTTGGCGCAACTCAGGTTGCTGGTTTGGAGAAGGGAGGAATACATTCTAGAATTTTTGATTTTTTAGATATTCCATCCCCAGAAGCCACAATTTTAGACCCTGCTTGTATTGTTGATTTAAATGATGATGGTAATCCTATCCCTATTTGGTATGAAAAAAGTAAATGGATTGCTGAAAGAGAAATGCAGTTTCCAGGAAGTCAAAGATTTTGGAAACTTTGTACCCTCATACATGAAAGTAATTGGATATTTGCTAATAATAATCCTGTATTACCAATAAGTAATTTTTGGGATTTTTCTCAACTTCTTAAAGCACTAGTACCTTCAAACCTTGTCACAAGTATCTTACTTAAATCTACTATTTTTGATCTATTGCGTATATGTGGATTATCCAAGAATGAGCGCTTGATTAGATTCTTAAATCTTCAACTAAAACTTTATTCTCAAGAGGACGTTTATAATACTGCAGCATTATATGGATCTACCGTTCTTCAAATGTGTCAACAGCCATACGGTTTGTGGCACCTTCAAAAATCTATGCAGTCTTTAAGTGAAGCATTAGAAAGTTCATTGATTAAAACTGGAGTAAATTTAATTTTTGGGCAAGAAGTTAATTCAATAACTTTTGACGATGTAAATATGTGTTGGAAAGTATCTGCTAATTCGAAAAAAAAATCTTTTATTTACCAAGCAAAAGATGTGATTTATACTGCGCCCCCACAATGTTTGCTTAAGCATTTGAAAGATCCTTTAAAAAGAAAAAAAAATTATAAAAATCGACTTAATAATTTGCCTGAGCCAAGTGGAGCTGTAGTTTTTTATTCAGCATTAAAAAAAGAACATATTAAAAAAATATGCTCCAATCATTATCAATTTGTTTCGAAAGAATTTTGTTCGTTATTTGTATCAATTAGTAATGATGGTGATGGAAGAGCACCAAAAGGTGAGGTTACTTTAATTGCGAGCATCTTTACCAAGACTAAAGATTGGTTTGATCTAGATCAGCAAGCTTACTTAAAGAAGAAAAATGGTTTCATGAAAAAAATATCCCTTGAATTGGAAAATCAATTTGATATTGATCCTGAAAATTGGCTACATAGGGAATTAGCAACTCCATTGGGCTTTGAAAAATGGACCAATAGACCTAATGGAATAGTAGGGGGGCTTGGTCAAAATCCAGATATTTTTGGTTTATTTGGATTATCAAGTAGGACACCGTTTGAAGGTTTATGGCTATGTGGAGATTCGATTTATCCAGGAGAGGGAACCGCAGGTGTTAGTCAGTCTGCATTAATGGTTTCAAGGCAAGTTTTAGCTTCCAAAGGTTTAGGTAATTTTAGTTTATAA
- a CDS encoding fructosamine kinase family protein: protein MQKLSLIEVNEICAELGETYPKSIEQVHGGDIHSAWRIKFSNKKLFLKRNIRNKKFLEFEKYCLQNLRKYINQENLVIPEVITYKNIENIEILIIEWIDMHNFDQKKLGKGLGEMHLKSSESNPKVFGFPVEGYIGTTEQKKGWEDNWMDCFLNLRIIPQLLSLKSNTLDKETISKVKEKIKSELINHNPINALVHGDLWSGNAGIDKSGKGVLYDPASWWADNEVDIAMTKLFGGFRKEFYEEYHRIFPRKKGFEKRIIIYNFYHILNHANMFGGAYLKQVKDYVKEILNM, encoded by the coding sequence ATGCAAAAATTATCACTCATTGAAGTTAACGAAATTTGTGCAGAATTAGGTGAAACCTATCCAAAAAGTATTGAACAAGTACATGGTGGTGATATTCATAGTGCCTGGCGAATAAAATTCTCAAACAAAAAGTTATTCCTTAAAAGAAATATTAGAAACAAAAAATTTCTTGAATTTGAAAAATATTGTCTCCAAAATTTGAGGAAATATATTAATCAAGAAAACTTAGTTATTCCTGAAGTTATTACATATAAAAATATAGAAAATATAGAGATTCTTATAATTGAATGGATAGATATGCATAACTTTGACCAAAAAAAGCTAGGAAAAGGTTTGGGTGAAATGCACTTAAAATCATCTGAATCTAATCCCAAAGTATTTGGGTTTCCAGTTGAGGGTTATATCGGAACAACAGAACAGAAAAAAGGCTGGGAAGATAATTGGATGGATTGTTTTTTAAACTTAAGGATAATTCCTCAATTATTAAGTCTTAAATCAAATACTTTAGATAAAGAGACTATAAGTAAGGTTAAAGAAAAAATTAAATCAGAATTGATAAATCATAATCCTATAAATGCTCTAGTTCATGGCGATTTGTGGTCAGGAAATGCAGGAATTGACAAAAGTGGAAAGGGAGTTTTATATGATCCAGCATCTTGGTGGGCAGATAATGAAGTAGATATAGCTATGACAAAATTATTTGGAGGTTTTAGAAAAGAATTTTATGAAGAGTATCATAGAATCTTTCCAAGGAAAAAAGGATTTGAGAAAAGAATTATTATTTATAATTTTTATCACATATTAAATCACGCCAATATGTTTGGAGGCGCTTACTTAAAACAAGTGAAAGATTACGTAAAAGAAATACTAAATATGTAA
- a CDS encoding CAAD domain-containing protein produces MSDNTPESNQDSGSDTSSETKSFSEKYSDVMGKVNETLGNVDWTQMGKYGKAAGIIAVVVIAQIIIKVVIDTINFFPILPGLLELLGVIVVGQWSWQNLRTSENREAVLDKVQNLKKTYLG; encoded by the coding sequence ATGAGTGATAACACTCCAGAGTCAAACCAAGACTCCGGCTCCGATACAAGCTCAGAAACCAAAAGCTTTTCAGAGAAGTACTCTGATGTTATGGGAAAAGTCAACGAAACCCTTGGTAATGTTGATTGGACTCAAATGGGTAAGTATGGCAAGGCGGCAGGCATAATTGCTGTTGTCGTAATAGCTCAGATAATAATTAAAGTTGTCATTGACACGATAAACTTTTTCCCAATTCTTCCTGGTTTACTAGAACTACTTGGTGTAATTGTTGTTGGTCAATGGAGCTGGCAAAATCTTCGTACCAGTGAAAATCGTGAAGCTGTTTTAGATAAAGTACAAAATCTTAAAAAGACATATTTAGGTTAG
- the moeB gene encoding molybdopterin-synthase adenylyltransferase MoeB — MSKDNKFNFLNSDEEERYQKHLILKEIGYEGQLDLKKSSVLCIGAGGLGSAVLLYLAATGIGRIGIVDNDQVEKSNLQRQIIHETNTIGNLKINSARERINKFNPNCEILTFSERINPQNSLEIIKEFDVICDCSDNFGTRYLINDSCLILNKPLVFGSVQGFEGQVSVFNLHKDSPNLRDLLPESPSKNAAPSCAEYGVVGVSTGLIGILQVNEIIKIILKKGEILDGKILIFDLFTMNMKKLHLKSDQLNKRIKDLSQFEGFYSSDELCEKNNKINSIDAHEFNKLYKAKPNKILLIDVRENEEFSTSAIEGSISMPLSHLNQESDLKFIQKESFSKEVFTICKSGKRSEKASRILSQFKIQSRSIEGGIEKVKKILCKKYIKNI; from the coding sequence ATGTCCAAAGATAACAAATTTAATTTTTTAAACTCTGATGAAGAAGAAAGATATCAAAAACATTTAATCCTCAAAGAAATAGGTTATGAAGGTCAACTAGATCTTAAAAAAAGCTCAGTATTGTGCATCGGAGCAGGTGGGCTTGGTTCTGCTGTTTTGCTTTATTTAGCCGCAACAGGAATTGGGAGGATTGGAATAGTTGATAACGATCAAGTTGAAAAGTCTAATCTCCAGAGACAGATAATTCATGAAACAAATACTATTGGCAATCTTAAAATTAATTCTGCCAGAGAAAGAATTAACAAATTCAATCCTAATTGTGAAATATTAACCTTTTCTGAGAGAATAAATCCTCAAAATTCCCTTGAAATAATAAAGGAGTTCGATGTTATTTGTGATTGCTCGGATAACTTTGGCACAAGATATTTAATAAATGATTCATGCCTCATATTAAATAAACCCCTAGTCTTTGGCAGTGTTCAAGGTTTTGAAGGGCAAGTGAGTGTTTTCAATTTACATAAAGATAGTCCTAATTTAAGAGATTTACTTCCAGAATCACCTTCAAAAAATGCTGCCCCTAGTTGTGCAGAATACGGCGTAGTAGGGGTTTCGACAGGTTTAATAGGAATTCTTCAAGTTAATGAAATTATCAAAATCATTTTGAAAAAAGGTGAAATTTTAGACGGGAAAATTTTAATTTTTGATCTATTTACTATGAATATGAAAAAATTACATTTAAAAAGTGATCAGTTAAATAAACGAATAAAAGATCTTTCTCAGTTTGAGGGTTTTTATAGTAGCGATGAGTTGTGTGAGAAAAATAATAAAATCAATAGTATTGATGCTCATGAATTTAATAAGTTATACAAAGCAAAACCCAACAAAATTCTTTTAATTGATGTTAGAGAAAATGAAGAATTTTCAACTTCTGCAATAGAGGGATCTATATCAATGCCTTTAAGTCATTTGAACCAAGAATCTGACTTAAAATTTATCCAAAAAGAAAGTTTTAGTAAAGAGGTTTTCACTATATGTAAATCCGGGAAACGTTCTGAAAAAGCATCAAGAATCTTGTCGCAGTTCAAAATTCAGTCAAGATCTATTGAAGGCGGCATTGAAAAGGTAAAAAAAATATTGTGCAAAAAATACATTAAAAATATTTAG